A genome region from Sphingomonas changnyeongensis includes the following:
- a CDS encoding RES family NAD+ phosphorylase: MWTSTALASEHRAYRGKVWRLVEGQHRISTNRLASDGATQALLEELAEEVKPQVPEGARHLHFLLATPFRYGHRNASRFRRADERPGIFYAAEAEVTAIAETAYWSLRFFSRSPGFVPPTTTVEYTSFHVRVATERALDLTQPPFAECEKDWMADDYAACQALASEARKVETALIRTLSARAGEGRCNVVVFDPAAFAEAVPIIHRTWHFRHQGGRLSVLGAFPSAERHEFSAAGLRSSMTLTRR; this comes from the coding sequence ATGTGGACTTCTACCGCGCTCGCGTCTGAGCACCGGGCCTATCGCGGCAAGGTCTGGAGGCTGGTCGAGGGGCAGCACCGCATCTCGACCAATCGTCTTGCCAGCGACGGCGCGACGCAAGCCCTGCTGGAGGAACTGGCCGAAGAGGTGAAGCCGCAGGTGCCGGAGGGCGCACGGCACCTCCATTTCCTGCTCGCCACGCCGTTTCGCTATGGGCATCGCAACGCCAGCCGTTTCCGCCGTGCTGATGAACGACCGGGTATCTTCTATGCCGCAGAGGCGGAGGTCACTGCCATCGCGGAGACGGCCTATTGGTCGCTGCGCTTCTTCAGCCGCTCGCCGGGCTTTGTGCCGCCGACCACCACGGTGGAATACACAAGCTTCCATGTGCGCGTGGCGACGGAGCGGGCTCTGGACCTGACACAGCCGCCTTTTGCGGAGTGTGAGAAGGATTGGATGGCGGATGACTATGCCGCTTGTCAGGCCTTGGCCAGCGAGGCGCGGAAGGTGGAGACAGCCTTGATCCGCACCCTGTCGGCGCGGGCAGGGGAAGGGCGATGCAATGTGGTGGTGTTTGACCCCGCCGCTTTTGCTGAGGCTGTGCCGATCATACACCGGACCTGGCATTTCAGGCATCAGGGTGGACGGCTGTCGGTGCTGGGTGCATTTCCGTCCGCCGAGCGACATGAGTTTTCTGCAGCCGGGTTGCGTTCGAGCATGACGCTGACGCGCCGGTAG
- a CDS encoding MbcA/ParS/Xre antitoxin family protein, with product MPALANPQPDRATALSAAIVRIAEFWALSNAKLGVILGLSAPTVSRLKRGATELDPASKSFEAGQLLLRLFRSLDALLGSDDAAAKRWLETLNLDLGGKPIEKLDTMRGLIELCDYVDFYRARV from the coding sequence ATGCCCGCACTCGCCAACCCGCAGCCGGATCGCGCCACCGCGCTGAGCGCTGCCATTGTGCGCATCGCCGAGTTCTGGGCGCTGAGCAACGCCAAGCTGGGCGTGATCCTTGGGCTTTCGGCGCCGACGGTGTCGCGGTTGAAGCGCGGTGCCACCGAGCTAGACCCGGCATCCAAATCCTTCGAGGCGGGGCAGCTCCTGCTGCGCCTCTTCCGCAGCCTTGATGCTTTGTTGGGCAGCGACGATGCCGCCGCCAAACGCTGGCTGGAGACACTCAATCTCGACCTTGGCGGCAAGCCGATCGAGAAGCTCGACACGATGCGCGGCTTGATCGAACTTTGTGATTATGTGGACTTCTACCGCGCTCGCGTCTGA
- a CDS encoding site-specific integrase, with product MRRDKSEQWGAEAVGLVMSGELTHSFRHTVINAMKGVEISPELRAGFAGHKLSSETEGRYSKAHMASLRKPATAIPNVTDHLEPLPVTLLPARLRAPRKARTSKQSKPA from the coding sequence ATGCGCCGAGATAAATCGGAACAGTGGGGCGCTGAGGCGGTCGGCTTGGTCATGTCCGGTGAGCTCACGCATTCGTTCCGGCACACGGTTATCAACGCGATGAAGGGGGTAGAGATCTCACCTGAACTCAGGGCGGGTTTCGCCGGGCACAAGCTTTCAAGCGAAACTGAGGGACGCTATTCCAAGGCTCATATGGCCTCGCTCCGGAAGCCTGCCACGGCAATCCCCAACGTCACCGATCACCTCGAGCCATTGCCGGTCACGCTGCTTCCCGCCCGCTTGCGCGCGCCGCGAAAGGCAAGAACATCCAAGCAGTCAAAGCCTGCCTAA